GCGTCGGAATAAGAACCTTGACCGAAGGAAGCCAGATGATGTTTACTGGAGCACGTTACCTCAGAAGCAGGTAGCTGTATGAACAGGCAGCTTATCACTTATAAATCGCTTCTGCCTGTCCAACCAAACCCGACCACCTGTGGACATCCTCTGCAATGGGCTGCAAGGCCGGAAAGGTCTTTCTTCTCCTCACTTGTGCACTGGCGCAGATGTTCCTTATCCTCACCAACTGCACGCTGCCAGAGGTTAAACTTTATTCCGCATCGGGGACACGTTTTCATCTCTCCACCTATTTCTGCTTCGTTGTTCCAGTATATGCTTTATTCCGAGATTAAAGGAACCCTGTCTAATTTCCCATGATCCGGATCATAGATACGGTGTTCGCTGCATGAATACCGGACATTTCTATCTTGGTAAAAACAGGACATTTCTACTTTGGCTTGACAGCCGGAATGTATTGACTTGTTTGCTGCAACACAATGATATAAAATGCATAATAGCTTTTTCAGCACATCAAAATATAATAGAAAAAAGCCGGGGAGGAGCATCACATGAATGAGGTTCAGAGCATTAAACTAAAAAACGGTTCGGCGGTCACGCTGCGGCCGGCCAAGGGTGAAGACGCAAAGGGAATTGTCGAGACCATCCGTTCATCTTCTGAAGAACGGAGCTCTCTGATTCTGGAAATGCACGGCAAACATATCGGCTCTGAACGCAAGTTTATCGAGCGTCTCGACCGCGACAACAACCTCCTGCTTATTGCAGTTTCTGACGATAAAGTGGTCGGGTGCCTCGCAGCTTTCAAGGCATCCGAATGGGAAGACCGTTTGGCCCGTGCCGTTGAGATTGGCCTTCATCTCAGGGACGGATACCGGGGGGGCGGCCTTGGTTCTGCCATGCTATCCTACGCAGTAGAATGGGCCAAGTCTAAGGGTTTCAAGAAAATGATGATGAGCATATACACCAATAACAAACGTTCAGCAAGCCTGTTCACGAGGCAGGGTTTTAGTGAGGTGGCTGCAAAAAATATTCAGACCTCCAGCTCCAGCCTTAACAAGATAATCCTCATGCGGCCGCTATAGGCGCATGTCAGAACTGCTCGACAACCCTGAAGGAGGACCACCGGCAAATGGGAACCGAAGTGATTATATTAATATTCGAGGCAATGACGGTTTACTTTCTGGTTCTCTGGGCACACTCACTGCGCCACCGCTTTGGACCGGTACATTTTTATGCTTTGATCGGCGGCATCACAGCCATTATGTCCTGGGTTACAGACGCAGGGCTAAGAGTTCAGGTTGCCGGGATTACCTTCGTTGTAGGGTCAACGGTTTTTTATACTTCGCTGCTCCTTGGGGTTTTTGTCGTTTACGTCTTTGACGGCCCAAGAGCAACGCGAATTGCTATTTCTACTATCCTTGGCGTATCAATTATGGTTCCCCTCATCTCGGTAGCATTGCATTTTCAGTCTTCTCTTATCGGACATACTTCATTTGAGTCCATACCTCTGCCGAGTCTAAGGATCAATGCTTCCTCAATCGTTGCCACTCTGCTTGATCTTGTTTTCCTGGCCATGGCCTGGGAATATTTCGGTAAACCCTTCCTTAAGATGCACCTTTGGCTTCGTGCCTTCCTGACCCTACTGGGTGTCATGTGGCTGGACGTAGTGCTTTTTGCAACCGGTGCCTTTGCAGGTGATACATCTTACCTGAGCATTATGCAGGGAACCCTGACCAGCAGGCTGGTGATCTCAATTTTTGCGCTGCCTTTTTTGTATGGATATCTGAATTGGCAAAGTACGATAAAAGGGCTTCCGATCGAAAATCGTCCGGTTTTAGCCATTTTGAAGCAGGTTGCTGAAATAGAGGTCGAACTTTCAAGGGCAAAACAGGAAATTGAGCGACGGAAAGAGGCGGAAAGAGAAAGAGACAACGTCATTCAGGAACTCCGAAAATCCCTTTCAGAGGTTAAGACCTTACGGGGCTTATTGCCGATATGTGCCGGCTGCAAACGTATCCGTGACGATAAGGGATATTGGAACCGGATCGAGGAGTATATTCGCGATCGTTCAGATGCTGAATTCAGCCACGGAATCTGTCCTGACTGTGAAAGAAAGACGCTGGAAGAATTGGACAAATTAAAAAATCGATGAGAAAGAAGAATTGCGGGATGCAGCAGGTGCTTGCGTCATGACTATCACTACCCTTCTGAATCATCTGATGAAGCTTGAGCTGATGATGGAACGGCTCTATAAACACTTTGAAAAATTATTCGTGTTTGAGAGCGAAGCAGTAAGCCTGTTTCAGGCCCTAAGCAATGAAGAAAAGGCCCATGCCGACATGATCAGCTATCAATTGCGTCTTGTCAGAAATAACAGGGGCATCTTCAATGATGTCTCTTATGACCTCGCCGCCCTTAACAGCCTCATGGCCCAAATTAACGGCATACTCACGGCAAAGAGACCTCCAACTCTGCATGAAGCAATATCCTTCAGCATTACGGCAGAGAGGTCGGCATCTGAATTCCATCGCAAGACCGCCCTTGCAGAATCAAATCCTGAAGTTGGCGAGCATATCCGGAATCTCGGCGCATATGATGAAGCCCACGACGAACAACTCGTCGCCTTTGCAAA
The window above is part of the Nitrospirota bacterium genome. Proteins encoded here:
- a CDS encoding GNAT family N-acetyltransferase, yielding MNEVQSIKLKNGSAVTLRPAKGEDAKGIVETIRSSSEERSSLILEMHGKHIGSERKFIERLDRDNNLLLIAVSDDKVVGCLAAFKASEWEDRLARAVEIGLHLRDGYRGGGLGSAMLSYAVEWAKSKGFKKMMMSIYTNNKRSASLFTRQGFSEVAAKNIQTSSSSLNKIILMRPL
- a CDS encoding VUT family protein, with protein sequence MGTEVIILIFEAMTVYFLVLWAHSLRHRFGPVHFYALIGGITAIMSWVTDAGLRVQVAGITFVVGSTVFYTSLLLGVFVVYVFDGPRATRIAISTILGVSIMVPLISVALHFQSSLIGHTSFESIPLPSLRINASSIVATLLDLVFLAMAWEYFGKPFLKMHLWLRAFLTLLGVMWLDVVLFATGAFAGDTSYLSIMQGTLTSRLVISIFALPFLYGYLNWQSTIKGLPIENRPVLAILKQVAEIEVELSRAKQEIERRKEAERERDNVIQELRKSLSEVKTLRGLLPICAGCKRIRDDKGYWNRIEEYIRDRSDAEFSHGICPDCERKTLEELDKLKNR